The Styela clava chromosome 3, kaStyClav1.hap1.2, whole genome shotgun sequence genome includes the window GACTCACTTCATGTTCCACCGGCGGAAAGAGTGTGATTGGCCTAAATTGCACAACTAAGGTTTAAGTATACCAGTGTTGAATTTTGTCTCGCTTTATTGCGAACTAGTTAGTAAACAAAATGAACGGGGACCAGACATGGGTGTCAAAATATGGATACCTTTTTTGCAAGTAGAGTGACAACGGATATTGTATAAAATGCATTTCAGTTTAATAGTTGACGGAAGAAATCTAAAAATACTCTATAAATATGCCAATGCCACCATAAAACTATAATATGCGCGGACAAATTAACTTTCGGATAGATGACAAATGCGTAGTTTAAGCGTTTTGGAGTTTATGAACGAATTGTATCAAGATCGcattttttctgattatattttttgaatttatatactAAACGTAATTAGAAGTTTGAAAAATTGGTGCAGTGTAGGTCTTCCGTAGGCTACCCTATATTAAGCGTAGCAAAGTTAGGATGGACTGAAAGtggataataattaataattaagCAAGCAATATATTTGGTTTCACCTTCCGGGCGACATGTGTTGACAGAATTCGGATATTAATTGGCGCGCTTGTTGCGGTGAAATGTCGTAAGAATTAATTTCTTCTACTGGTGCTTCGTCTTGCAATATTTCAAAACTTGTTGCATTGCTTATATCGTCTCCATCTTCGGTTGGACTAGAAAAAATAAGACAATTGATTAGTTTGCACCATGACCCGGTGGCTATTGCGCTGAGCGTAACCAATCGTCGCAGGTTGGAGATATCGGGTTGTCAACATAGAAAATTCACTAAAGAGAAATAAGTTTAGTGGTGACACTGAAATTttacggtactcccgaagtatgtgaaccaagatggcggacatcggaatgtggtatgtgtaccaggttaggccataattttattccaattttccttattttagttctattacgagttcgaatactatagccaagtgactcccgtagtgtttgtactttaaattatggcctaaccctaacctggaacacatactacgttccggtgtccgccatcctggttcacatacttcgggagtacccattttacaataaaaatattatgtcaAGTATGGCAATGCTGAAATTTGTTTAGACAGAATGCCTGGAAACGCCGTCTAATATTCAGCACCAGCACTTATTCATTCTAGGTCTGTTTGTATGCTTTGGTATTTATATTGGCTAATTTATAAACCAGATTCATTGTTTTGGTAATCGAATAATAAGTGAACCATCGAATAAGGTTGATCACTAAATGCTATGTATAAAATATGCTTACTGATTAAAGTActaattaataaaatatcataAGGAGATCAGATTTGGTCTTCACCTGCTGTCACATGCAGAACACGCCCGCAAAATGCAAAAGATCACAATCACGGCACCGATCACAAAAGCAGCACAAGCAATGAAAcctaaaaatatttgcaaatacaGTAATAGGCTCGTAAAAGTAaactaaaattaataaaatatacatacaaaAGCGACAACTTTTATTCGTACTGACAAGTCCCCCTGTTTCGGGAAACGGTAATTACATACTATGCTACACGCACAAACGCGTCATGGACAATGTGCATTACGCTCTGTTTCATTTCGCATGGAATGTCTATTTTATATGTACGAACTTGTATCAAGCGTATCTACTCTTCTCTACCAGCAAATACAGCAAGCAATGACCAATTTGTTTCCCATCGCTAAGAGACACCAGTAATGAACCCATTTTTTGAATTACATTGATTGCACAATTGCGTTCCCTTTAAATTGTATATTAGCGCCGTTAAAATGGGATGAATAGTGAACTGTGATAATTTCAAATCATCGTATCAGCGTCGGTACAGCGTGAGGATAACGCAATGACTACAGCATGTGCGTAAAAAAAGGAACGTTTAAAAACCACATCAGCACCAGTCTCTATGTATCGGGTTTGTTTGTGATTTGTATACCCTACAAATATGAGTTCGACAAGaaagtaatgctcaaatatatggacacgaccTATAAACGAAACCTATATTACAATAAggaagttacatacaatttttcatCTTCCAAGTATTAGAGATTTGATTCGattggaaaaaatattcgattttattCTGAGGCATCAGGTATTCAAAAAAATGCCCAGCTCTAGTAGTAATTGAATCAATACGCCACAATAACAACATATTAGCAAAACGATCGATCCATgagtccatttcgtgtccaataatttagTTTATTCAATAGCTAGACGAAATTGTATATTGACTGAGTTATGCTTTCTGTCGCCAAACACTATATCTAATAAATGGGTATGTTTATATCCCATATTGTACTCATTCGGAGGTTGTAAAGATTCATGATTAATATTCTTACCGTAACGAGGCCCGACACCTTTAACTATCCATTGGCCTCCGGCAGATATCCCTAGAAGTGCAGTCgccaaaaaaattataacgGAACACGAACGCAGGAAAACGCAGCATGGCTTAGTTTGAAATTCATCCGATGAATCCAAAAAAATCATGCCGAATTTAAACGTCGTTAACAATAATACAAACAATGGCCTTAATACGCTGACCTACCC containing:
- the LOC120343043 gene encoding uncharacterized protein LOC120343043 encodes the protein MIFLDSSDEFQTKPCCVFLRSCSVIIFLATALLGISAGGQWIVKGVGPRYGFIACAAFVIGAVIVIFCILRACSACDSSPTEDGDDISNATSFEILQDEAPVEEINSYDISPQQARQLISEFCQHMSPGRWHEHSLEQGFVVNLEDRPPSYDKLSLISDQEEALRPKIASSQCSDISPPDYHQISD